The Pirellulimonas nuda genome includes a region encoding these proteins:
- a CDS encoding GntP family permease: MPELPPLAIFAVGIVTVLGLMIGLKLHAFVALICAALVVSLLSPGDPADVVPRLTKALGESAGKIAVIIAMAAVIGRCMLDSGAADRIVQAMLRLFGPKRSSTALAASGFFLSAPVFFDTVFFLLAPLARSLYKQTHRDYLKYLMAICAGGVVTHTMVPPTPGPVAAAEELSVGFGMMMLVGSVIGVPMAVAGLAFTAWCNRRMPIAMRPFAGDDEPPETDEPATLPLPRLIPALLPVVLPVLMIATGALSSYLAKDADPASFAARSAPYGALVGNPSLALIASAAVALTLLVAMRRPTRRQVAELVEESLGSAAVIILITAAGGAFGAMLAAAGIGGVITQQLGDVSQLADKGELLLVMAFATASLLKFSQGSSTVAMTTTSALLAGALSDTGLAALPFHPVYLAAAIGAGSLVGSWMNDSGFWIYCKMGGLTEVESLKTWTPLLAIMGTVGLLTTLVAANVAPLQ, encoded by the coding sequence ATGCCCGAACTCCCCCCGCTGGCGATCTTCGCGGTCGGCATCGTCACGGTGCTCGGCCTGATGATCGGCCTGAAGCTGCACGCCTTTGTGGCGCTCATCTGCGCTGCGCTGGTAGTGAGCCTGCTGAGCCCCGGCGACCCGGCCGACGTGGTGCCGCGGCTCACCAAGGCGTTGGGCGAGAGCGCGGGCAAGATCGCCGTCATCATCGCGATGGCGGCGGTCATCGGGCGGTGCATGCTCGACTCGGGCGCTGCCGACCGCATCGTGCAGGCCATGCTGCGCCTGTTCGGGCCCAAGCGTTCCAGCACGGCGCTGGCAGCGAGCGGGTTCTTCCTCTCGGCGCCGGTCTTCTTCGACACGGTCTTCTTCTTGCTGGCGCCCCTGGCGCGGTCGCTCTACAAGCAGACGCACCGCGACTACCTGAAGTACCTGATGGCGATCTGCGCCGGCGGCGTAGTCACCCACACGATGGTGCCCCCCACCCCCGGGCCGGTCGCGGCCGCCGAGGAGCTATCGGTCGGCTTCGGCATGATGATGCTGGTGGGCTCGGTCATCGGCGTGCCGATGGCGGTCGCGGGGCTCGCGTTCACCGCGTGGTGCAACCGGCGGATGCCGATCGCCATGCGCCCCTTCGCGGGTGACGACGAACCGCCGGAGACCGACGAGCCGGCCACGCTCCCCCTCCCACGCCTGATCCCTGCGCTGTTGCCGGTGGTGCTGCCGGTGCTGATGATCGCCACCGGCGCGCTTTCGAGCTACCTCGCAAAGGACGCCGACCCGGCCAGCTTCGCCGCCAGGTCCGCCCCCTACGGGGCGCTGGTCGGAAACCCCAGCCTGGCGCTCATCGCCTCGGCCGCGGTCGCGCTCACGCTGCTGGTCGCCATGCGGCGGCCGACGCGGCGCCAGGTCGCGGAACTGGTCGAAGAGTCGCTGGGCAGCGCCGCGGTCATCATCCTCATCACGGCCGCGGGGGGCGCGTTCGGCGCGATGCTGGCCGCGGCGGGGATCGGCGGCGTGATCACCCAGCAGTTGGGCGACGTTTCGCAACTGGCCGACAAGGGCGAGCTGCTGCTGGTGATGGCGTTCGCCACCGCCTCGCTGCTCAAGTTCAGCCAGGGCTCCAGCACCGTGGCCATGACCACCACCAGCGCGCTGCTGGCCGGCGCGCTCTCCGACACGGGGCTGGCGGCGTTGCCGTTCCACCCCGTCTATCTGGCGGCCGCCATCGGCGCGGGCTCGCTGGTGGGCTCGTGGATGAACGACAGCGGGTTCTGGATCTACTGCAAGATGGGGGGCCTGACCGAGGTCGAGTCGCTCAAGACCTGGACCCCGCTGCTGGCGATCATGGGGACCGTCGGCCTGCTCACAACGCTCGTGGCGGCCAACGTCGCCCCGCTGCAATAA
- a CDS encoding outer membrane protein assembly factor BamB family protein, producing the protein MIKRYPPSALLRTIAGGLLAFAGCGQGPPVQVVEVTAVAASNDSVKPLEFSAADWPQWRGATIDGATNATGLATQWDASTNIAWKADVPGRGHSSPIVIGDTIYLASAVTGPDRQVVLAYDRATGQKRWETTVHEGGFPSDRQVHQKGSNANGTLASDGERVFATFLNDGKIVATALDTAGKQAWQQELGAFRPKFGYAPSPVLYRSLVIVPADNAGGAFIAALDRESGEIVWRRKRANIDTYSSALLATIAGRDQLVITGGDKLASYDPATGEELWTCQAISEATCGTPITNGTEIFASGGFPARQTVCVAGDGTGETLWSNNTKVYEPSMLLAGGNLFAVTDEGIGWCWDAATGAVKWKQRIGGAFSASPILSGNLVYVPNLSGETVVFEASSEGYHEVARNPLGDDCYASPAVSGSDLFLRVGVGSGDQRKEQLVCIRPAT; encoded by the coding sequence TTGATCAAACGCTACCCCCCGTCTGCCCTGCTCCGCACGATCGCCGGCGGATTGCTCGCTTTCGCTGGCTGCGGGCAAGGCCCCCCGGTTCAGGTGGTCGAGGTGACCGCCGTCGCGGCCTCCAATGACAGCGTTAAGCCGCTCGAGTTCTCGGCGGCCGACTGGCCGCAGTGGCGGGGGGCGACCATCGACGGCGCCACGAACGCCACCGGGCTGGCCACCCAGTGGGACGCCTCGACCAACATCGCCTGGAAGGCAGACGTGCCGGGCCGCGGCCACTCGTCGCCGATCGTCATTGGGGACACCATCTACCTCGCCTCGGCGGTTACCGGCCCCGACCGCCAGGTGGTGCTGGCCTACGACCGGGCGACCGGCCAGAAGCGTTGGGAGACCACGGTCCACGAAGGGGGCTTCCCGAGCGACCGCCAGGTGCACCAGAAGGGGTCCAACGCCAACGGCACGCTGGCCAGCGACGGCGAGCGCGTGTTCGCCACCTTCCTGAACGACGGCAAGATCGTCGCCACCGCGCTCGACACCGCGGGCAAGCAGGCGTGGCAGCAAGAGCTGGGCGCGTTCCGCCCCAAGTTCGGCTACGCCCCGTCGCCGGTGCTGTACCGGTCGTTGGTGATCGTGCCGGCCGACAACGCCGGCGGCGCGTTCATCGCCGCGCTCGACCGCGAGTCGGGCGAGATCGTCTGGCGCCGCAAACGGGCGAACATCGACACCTACTCGTCGGCCCTGCTGGCCACGATCGCCGGCCGCGACCAACTGGTGATCACCGGCGGCGACAAACTCGCCAGCTACGACCCCGCGACCGGCGAGGAGCTGTGGACCTGCCAGGCGATCTCCGAGGCCACCTGCGGCACGCCGATCACCAACGGGACCGAGATCTTCGCCAGCGGCGGCTTCCCCGCCCGGCAAACGGTCTGCGTCGCCGGCGACGGCACGGGCGAGACCCTCTGGAGCAACAACACCAAGGTCTACGAGCCCTCGATGCTGCTGGCGGGAGGGAACCTGTTCGCCGTGACCGACGAGGGGATCGGCTGGTGCTGGGACGCGGCCACCGGCGCGGTGAAGTGGAAGCAGCGGATCGGCGGCGCCTTCAGCGCCTCCCCCATCCTCAGCGGCAACCTGGTCTACGTCCCCAACCTCTCCGGCGAAACGGTCGTCTTCGAGGCGAGCTCCGAGGGCTACCACGAGGTCGCCCGCAACCCGCTGGGGGACGACTGCTACGCCAGCCCCGCGGTAAGCGGCAGCGACCTGTTCCTGCGCGTGGGCGTCGGTTCCGGCGACCAGCGGAAAGAGCAGCTCGTGTGCATCCGACCCGCAACTTAA
- a CDS encoding L-fuconate dehydratase, whose product MTQAIRITACEVIDLRFPTSEEAHGSDAMHTDPDYSAAYVTLATNRPDLVGHGLTFTLGRGTDLCVAAVRALADQVVGWTLEELVGDFSGTWRRVTNDSQMRWLGPEKGVVHLAAAALLNVVWDLWARAEGKPLWKLVCDLSPQQLVDCIDFRYLDNALTRAEALQIVQANEATKPAREAQMLESGFPAYTTSAGWLGYSDDRIRKLCRAALAEGWDHFKLKVGANLEDDRRRAAIIREEIGPDRRLMVDANQRWEVAEAIDWVRALAEYDLWWVEEPTSPDDVVGHAEIAKAIAPIGVATGEQCQNRVVFKQLLQMRAVSFCQIDSCRLGSVNEVLAVLLLAKKFGVPVCPHAGGVGLCEYVSHLIMIDYIRVGASLDNRVAEYVDHLHEHFVHPTVVRGGRYLAPDSPGYSAEIHPSTLDQYRYPDGPVWRAKTGG is encoded by the coding sequence ATGACCCAAGCGATTCGTATCACCGCCTGCGAGGTCATCGACCTCCGGTTCCCGACGTCGGAAGAAGCGCACGGCTCGGACGCCATGCACACCGACCCCGACTATTCCGCCGCGTACGTCACGCTGGCGACCAACCGCCCCGACCTGGTGGGCCACGGGCTTACCTTCACGCTGGGGCGGGGGACCGACCTCTGCGTCGCCGCGGTGAGGGCGCTCGCCGATCAGGTCGTTGGCTGGACGCTCGAGGAGCTGGTCGGCGATTTTTCAGGAACCTGGCGGAGGGTGACCAATGACTCGCAGATGCGGTGGCTGGGGCCCGAGAAGGGGGTCGTGCACCTGGCGGCCGCGGCGCTGCTCAACGTGGTGTGGGACCTGTGGGCGAGGGCCGAGGGGAAGCCGCTGTGGAAGCTGGTGTGCGACCTGTCGCCGCAGCAACTGGTGGACTGCATCGACTTCCGCTACCTCGACAACGCCCTCACCCGGGCCGAGGCGCTGCAGATCGTCCAGGCCAACGAGGCGACCAAGCCGGCGCGTGAAGCGCAGATGCTGGAGTCTGGGTTTCCGGCGTACACCACCTCCGCGGGGTGGCTTGGCTACTCCGACGACCGCATCCGGAAGCTGTGCCGGGCCGCGCTCGCCGAGGGCTGGGACCACTTCAAGCTCAAGGTGGGCGCCAACCTGGAAGACGACCGCCGCCGCGCGGCGATCATCCGCGAAGAGATCGGCCCCGACCGCCGGCTGATGGTCGACGCCAACCAGCGTTGGGAGGTCGCCGAGGCGATCGATTGGGTGCGGGCCCTGGCCGAGTACGACCTGTGGTGGGTCGAGGAGCCCACCTCGCCCGACGACGTCGTCGGTCACGCAGAGATCGCCAAAGCGATCGCCCCGATCGGCGTGGCGACCGGCGAGCAGTGCCAGAACCGCGTGGTGTTCAAGCAGTTGCTGCAGATGCGCGCCGTCTCGTTCTGCCAGATCGATAGCTGCCGGCTCGGCAGCGTGAACGAGGTGCTCGCCGTGCTGCTGCTGGCCAAGAAGTTCGGGGTCCCCGTCTGCCCGCACGCCGGGGGCGTAGGGCTGTGCGAGTACGTCAGCCACCTAATCATGATCGACTACATCCGCGTCGGCGCGTCGCTAGACAACCGGGTCGCGGAGTACGTCGACCACCTGCACGAACACTTCGTGCACCCCACGGTGGTCCGTGGCGGACGCTACCTGGCCCCCGACAGCCCCGGCTACAGCGCTGAGATCCACCCGTCGACCCTCGACCAGTACCGCTACCCAGACGGCCCCGTGTGGCGGGCCAAGACCGGCGGCTAG
- a CDS encoding fumarylacetoacetate hydrolase family protein, with protein sequence MKLLRYGAPGQEKPGLLHTDGTLRSLAGVIEDVSGKALSGASLDGLRRHEIDKLPVVDPATRLGPCVAGVGKFMCIGLNYSDHAAESGMDVPAEPVLFMKATSAIVGPNDDVVIPKGSEKSDWEVELGVVIGETAKYVSEQEALNYVAGYCVVNDLSEREYQLERCGQWVKGKSCDTFAPLGPYLVTKDEVADPQNLDMWLEVDGRRYQDGNTRTMVFGVAKLVSYLSGFMSLHPGDIISTGTPPGVGLGQKPPVYLRPGQQMRLSIAGLGEQTQRTVAWDA encoded by the coding sequence ATGAAACTCCTACGCTACGGCGCCCCCGGACAAGAGAAGCCCGGCCTGCTGCACACCGACGGCACCCTGCGGTCATTGGCGGGCGTGATCGAAGACGTGTCGGGCAAGGCGTTGTCCGGCGCGTCGCTCGACGGGCTGCGCCGGCACGAGATCGACAAACTCCCGGTCGTGGACCCGGCGACCCGCCTGGGCCCCTGCGTCGCGGGGGTGGGCAAGTTCATGTGCATCGGCCTGAACTACTCCGACCACGCCGCCGAGTCGGGCATGGACGTGCCCGCGGAGCCGGTGCTGTTCATGAAGGCCACCAGCGCCATCGTCGGCCCCAACGACGACGTGGTGATCCCCAAGGGCTCGGAGAAGTCGGACTGGGAGGTAGAGCTGGGGGTCGTCATCGGCGAAACGGCGAAGTACGTCAGCGAGCAGGAGGCGCTCAACTACGTGGCGGGGTACTGCGTGGTGAACGACCTCTCGGAACGCGAGTACCAGCTCGAACGCTGCGGCCAGTGGGTCAAGGGAAAGAGCTGCGACACCTTCGCCCCGCTCGGCCCCTACCTGGTGACGAAGGACGAGGTCGCCGACCCGCAGAACCTGGACATGTGGCTCGAGGTCGACGGCCGGCGCTACCAAGACGGCAACACCCGCACGATGGTGTTCGGGGTGGCCAAGCTAGTGAGCTACCTCAGCGGGTTCATGTCGCTGCACCCGGGCGACATCATCTCTACCGGCACCCCCCCGGGGGTCGGGCTGGGCCAGAAGCCCCCCGTCTACCTGCGGCCCGGCCAGCAGATGCGGCTCTCCATCGCGGGGCTCGGAGAGCAGACGCAGCGTACGGTGGCGTGGGACGCCTAG
- the fucP gene encoding L-fucose:H+ symporter permease, whose translation MANSIHPTAAGDAEVTAARADAASQTAAPQVVSPRYVFPFILVTSLFALWGFANDVTNPMVKSFQQIFQLPAWQGNLVQMAFYGGYATMAIPAALVIRKISFKAGIVIGLALYAIGALLFIPASISQNYWLFLGCFYIITFGLAFLETSANPYILSMGDLRTATRRLNLAQAFNPVGSLTGMFVAAVLVLPNLQVNEFRQQHIDANPQYKEMGISPGEIGQNVSAAMETFSVEEPEAYAALRTHDLGVIRVPYVAIAIVVLGVLIAFLFSHMPHTGHSEDPIHLTETLANLATFKYLGGVLAQGLYVGAQIMCWTNIIEYGMSVLGVTASAAQWYNIAGMCLFLCSRFVWTYVLGFVRPGLLLGVLAIGGIAFSLGSVVLPAQAGIISLVLVSTCMAAMFPTIYGIALDGLTVDDAKLGSAGLIFAIVGGALMPPLQGYVIDWGSGFWGDPTTAVRASFMLPAACFVFVAVYGFMVNTRGGRTTA comes from the coding sequence TTGGCAAACTCAATCCATCCGACGGCCGCGGGTGACGCAGAAGTTACGGCCGCACGCGCGGACGCGGCGTCTCAAACAGCAGCGCCTCAGGTCGTCTCGCCGCGGTACGTTTTCCCCTTTATCTTAGTTACCTCGCTGTTCGCCCTGTGGGGGTTTGCGAACGACGTGACCAACCCGATGGTCAAGTCGTTTCAGCAGATTTTTCAGTTGCCCGCTTGGCAGGGCAACCTGGTGCAGATGGCCTTCTACGGCGGCTACGCCACGATGGCCATCCCCGCCGCGTTGGTGATCCGCAAGATCTCGTTCAAGGCGGGCATCGTCATCGGATTGGCGCTGTACGCCATCGGGGCGCTGCTGTTCATCCCGGCGAGCATCAGCCAGAACTACTGGCTGTTTCTTGGCTGCTTCTACATCATCACGTTCGGCCTGGCGTTCTTGGAGACCTCGGCCAACCCCTACATCCTCTCGATGGGCGACCTGCGTACCGCGACGCGTCGGCTGAACCTGGCCCAAGCGTTTAATCCCGTGGGCTCGCTGACGGGCATGTTTGTCGCGGCCGTGCTGGTGCTGCCCAACCTGCAGGTGAACGAGTTCCGCCAGCAGCATATCGACGCGAACCCTCAGTACAAGGAAATGGGGATCTCGCCCGGCGAGATCGGCCAGAACGTGTCGGCGGCCATGGAGACGTTCTCGGTAGAGGAGCCCGAAGCGTACGCGGCCCTCAGGACGCACGACCTGGGGGTCATCCGCGTGCCGTACGTGGCGATCGCCATCGTGGTGCTCGGCGTCTTGATCGCGTTCCTGTTCTCGCACATGCCGCACACCGGGCACAGCGAAGACCCCATCCACCTGACCGAAACGCTGGCGAACCTGGCGACCTTCAAGTACCTGGGGGGGGTGCTCGCGCAGGGGCTGTACGTTGGCGCGCAAATCATGTGCTGGACCAACATCATCGAGTACGGCATGAGCGTCTTGGGCGTCACGGCGTCGGCGGCGCAGTGGTACAACATCGCCGGCATGTGCCTGTTCCTCTGCAGCCGCTTTGTCTGGACCTACGTGTTGGGCTTCGTCCGCCCGGGGCTGCTGCTGGGGGTGTTGGCGATCGGCGGGATCGCGTTCAGCCTGGGGTCGGTGGTGCTGCCGGCCCAGGCCGGCATTATCAGCCTGGTGCTGGTCTCTACCTGCATGGCCGCGATGTTCCCCACCATCTACGGCATCGCGCTGGATGGGCTTACCGTCGACGACGCCAAGCTGGGCTCCGCGGGCTTGATCTTCGCGATCGTCGGCGGTGCGTTGATGCCGCCGCTGCAGGGGTACGTGATCGACTGGGGGAGCGGCTTCTGGGGCGACCCCACCACCGCGGTCCGCGCCTCGTTCATGCTGCCGGCGGCCTGCTTTGTGTTCGTCGCGGTGTACGGGTTCATGGTGAATACCCGCGGCGGCCGGACAACGGCATAA
- a CDS encoding SDR family oxidoreductase — translation MSKRLEGKKVLATAAGQGIGRAAALAFCREGAEVLATDINEPMLQRLQQEEPRLRIATLDVCDVQAIDRLASEEGEINVLFNCAGYVHHGTILDCTADAWRRSFDLNVTSAYQVTRAFLPAMLARGGGSIVNVASVASSVTGVPNRFAYGASKGALIGLTKAIAADFVGKGIRANAICPGTVQSPSLEERIRAQGDYEETRKAFVARQPMGRIGTPEEVASLAVYLASDESAFTTGAIHVIDGGWCI, via the coding sequence ATGAGCAAACGACTCGAAGGCAAGAAGGTCCTCGCCACCGCGGCGGGCCAGGGGATCGGCAGAGCGGCGGCCCTGGCGTTTTGTCGCGAGGGCGCCGAGGTGCTGGCCACCGACATCAACGAACCGATGCTCCAGCGGCTGCAGCAAGAGGAGCCCCGCCTGCGGATCGCCACCCTCGACGTGTGCGACGTCCAGGCGATCGACCGCTTGGCGAGCGAGGAGGGGGAAATCAATGTGTTGTTCAACTGCGCGGGCTACGTCCACCACGGCACGATCCTCGACTGCACCGCCGATGCGTGGCGCCGCTCGTTCGACCTGAACGTCACGTCCGCCTACCAGGTGACGCGGGCCTTTTTGCCCGCGATGCTCGCCCGCGGCGGCGGCAGCATCGTCAACGTGGCGTCGGTGGCCTCGAGCGTCACGGGCGTCCCCAACCGGTTCGCCTACGGCGCCTCCAAGGGGGCCCTCATCGGCCTCACCAAGGCGATCGCCGCGGACTTCGTCGGCAAGGGGATCCGCGCCAACGCCATCTGTCCCGGCACGGTCCAATCCCCTTCGCTGGAAGAACGGATCCGCGCCCAGGGAGACTACGAGGAAACACGCAAGGCGTTTGTCGCCCGGCAACCGATGGGGCGGATCGGAACGCCCGAAGAGGTCGCGTCGCTGGCCGTCTACCTCGCCTCAGACGAGTCTGCGTTCACCACAGGCGCCATCCACGTGATCGACGGCGGCTGGTGCATCTAG
- a CDS encoding NIPSNAP family protein, translated as MAALPRRQFLSQSAAVAGAWGAASGLAQAASQEGAGPPAAGRQFYEWRSMRLAGASQQARVLEYLKSAALPAWGRLGIGPVGVFTEIGPQAGSDVHVLLTFDTHEQLLGERTGLEADAPYRDAAAGYLAAGKDDPAFGQIDSSLLVAFAGQPKLQTPRQRPRVLELRTYHSHSEAKARRKVEMFNEGEIPIFRKAGFETVFFGESLIGPGLPNLKYMLAADDMTANEAGWKGFIGHPDWAAMKDLPRYADTVSKIEKLFLKPAAFSQV; from the coding sequence ATGGCCGCACTCCCCCGTCGACAGTTTCTTTCGCAGTCCGCCGCGGTTGCCGGCGCCTGGGGCGCCGCCAGCGGCCTGGCGCAGGCCGCCTCGCAGGAAGGGGCCGGTCCGCCCGCGGCGGGGCGCCAGTTCTACGAGTGGCGGTCGATGCGCCTGGCCGGGGCGTCGCAGCAGGCTCGGGTGCTGGAGTACCTAAAGTCCGCGGCGCTACCCGCCTGGGGCCGGTTGGGGATCGGCCCCGTGGGGGTGTTCACCGAGATCGGCCCGCAGGCCGGCAGCGACGTGCACGTGCTGCTGACGTTTGACACGCACGAGCAGTTGCTCGGCGAGCGCACCGGCCTCGAAGCAGACGCCCCCTACCGCGACGCCGCGGCCGGCTACCTGGCGGCGGGGAAGGACGACCCCGCGTTCGGGCAGATCGACAGCTCGCTGCTCGTCGCATTTGCAGGTCAGCCGAAGCTGCAGACCCCGCGCCAGCGGCCGCGGGTGCTGGAGCTGCGGACCTACCACAGCCACAGCGAGGCCAAGGCGCGTCGCAAGGTAGAGATGTTCAACGAAGGCGAGATCCCGATCTTCCGCAAGGCGGGGTTCGAGACGGTGTTCTTCGGCGAGTCGCTGATCGGCCCCGGGCTGCCCAACCTGAAGTACATGCTGGCCGCCGACGACATGACGGCCAACGAGGCGGGCTGGAAGGGGTTCATCGGCCACCCCGACTGGGCGGCGATGAAAGACCTGCCGCGCTACGCCGACACGGTGTCTAAGATCGAGAAGTTGTTCTTGAAGCCGGCGGCGTTCTCGCAGGTCTAG
- a CDS encoding DUF1552 domain-containing protein, whose translation MSRQPWRLSRRTWLRGAGVACALPYLEAMGVRGAMGNGQAAGLAGDPTGAAPKRLCYVYFPNGASLPPESNPAHRDWSWFPLGEGADYQTTKVLEPLEPLRKKMTVLGGLSHPNSRQVLGHLAGDTWLTGGDLRGSTYQNRISVDQFAARRLGKYTRYPSLVLSTDGGIGYKSRVSTLSFADGGRPIPSENRQRQIFERYFAPSGGATTSERRQSLERRKKIVDLVMEDTASLQRRLGQDDRNRVDEYLTSLSSVEEQIAHNEEWLDIPLPQVDGGKIDFDSNPAVDPTAYLRTMFDLMVLAIQTDMTRVLTYMMAREDGMGFGENFPKLALGIKKGHHGISHDQADGHWEEWGSYDRWLAEQFAYFLTRLDQVRDGDGSLLDSTLVLYGSACSTTHNAVNYPLVLAGGAAMGVRHGRYLKQQKETPLSNLFVSMLNTVGIETEQFADSTGPLVTDTHRLF comes from the coding sequence ATGAGCCGACAACCATGGCGATTGAGCCGAAGGACCTGGCTACGCGGCGCGGGAGTGGCCTGTGCGCTGCCGTACCTAGAGGCCATGGGTGTTAGGGGGGCCATGGGAAACGGGCAAGCCGCCGGCCTCGCGGGAGACCCGACCGGCGCTGCGCCCAAGCGGCTCTGCTACGTCTATTTTCCGAACGGGGCGAGTCTTCCCCCCGAGTCGAACCCCGCGCACCGGGACTGGAGCTGGTTCCCGCTGGGTGAGGGGGCGGACTATCAAACCACCAAGGTGCTCGAGCCGCTCGAGCCGCTGCGCAAGAAAATGACCGTGCTGGGTGGGCTGAGCCACCCCAACAGCCGGCAGGTGTTGGGGCACCTGGCGGGGGACACTTGGTTGACCGGCGGCGACCTCCGCGGCTCGACGTACCAGAACCGGATCTCGGTCGATCAGTTCGCGGCGCGCCGCCTTGGCAAGTACACGCGGTACCCGTCGCTCGTACTGTCGACCGACGGCGGGATCGGCTACAAGTCGCGCGTGTCGACGCTGTCGTTTGCCGACGGCGGCCGCCCGATCCCCTCCGAGAACCGCCAGCGGCAGATCTTCGAGCGTTACTTCGCCCCCAGCGGCGGGGCGACCACCAGCGAGCGGAGGCAGAGCCTCGAGCGGCGCAAAAAGATCGTCGACCTGGTGATGGAAGACACCGCCAGCCTGCAACGCAGGCTCGGCCAGGACGACCGCAACCGCGTGGACGAGTACCTGACCTCACTGAGTTCGGTCGAAGAGCAGATCGCCCACAATGAAGAGTGGCTGGACATCCCGCTGCCGCAGGTCGACGGGGGGAAGATCGATTTCGACAGCAACCCCGCGGTCGACCCGACCGCGTACCTGCGGACGATGTTCGACCTGATGGTGTTGGCGATTCAGACCGACATGACGCGGGTTCTGACCTACATGATGGCCCGCGAAGACGGGATGGGTTTCGGCGAGAACTTCCCGAAGCTGGCGTTGGGGATCAAGAAGGGGCACCACGGCATCAGCCACGACCAGGCCGACGGGCACTGGGAAGAGTGGGGGAGCTACGACCGCTGGCTCGCCGAGCAGTTCGCCTACTTCCTGACCCGGCTCGACCAGGTGCGCGACGGGGACGGTTCGCTGCTGGACAGCACGCTGGTGCTCTACGGCAGCGCCTGCAGCACCACGCACAACGCGGTGAACTACCCGCTAGTGTTGGCCGGGGGCGCCGCGATGGGCGTCCGGCACGGGCGCTACCTGAAGCAGCAGAAAGAGACGCCGCTTTCGAACCTGTTCGTGAGCATGCTCAACACGGTCGGGATCGAAACCGAGCAGTTCGCCGACAGCACGGGGCCGCTGGTCACCGACACGCATCGGCTCTTTTAG